CCAGACGGTCGTTCGCGAAACGGTTCGCGAGATCGGTTATGACGATGCTCTCAAGGGCTTCGATTGCGACACCTGCGGCGTGATCTCGACGATCAACCGCCAGTCGCCTGACATCGCGCAGGGCGTGGACACCGGCGGCGCCGGCGACCAGGGCATGATGTTCGGCTTCGCGACCAACGAGACCCCGGAGCTGATGCCGACCCCCGTTTCGCTCGCGCACAAGCTTTCGCGCAAGCTCTCGGAAGTTCGCAAGAACGGCAAGCTCGGCTACCTCCGTCCTGACGGCAAGAGCCAGGTGACCGTGGAGTACGACGCGAACTACAAGCCTGTGCGCGTGGACGCGATCGTCATCTCGACGCAGCATGCAGAGTTCGCTGACCGCGATCCGAAGAGCACGCTCACCAACGAGCAGCTGCACGCGGACATCATGGAGCACGTGATCCAGGCGGTCATCCCGGCTGAGCTGCTCGACGCCGACACCAAGTACCACATCAACCCGACGGGCCGCTTCGTTATCGGCGGACCGATGGGCGACTCCGGCCTGACCGGCCGCAAGATCATCGTGGATACCTACGGTGGCATGGGCCGTCACGGCGGCGGAGCTTTCTCGGGCAAGGACGCGACCAAGGTTGATCGTTCGGCGGCGTACATGGCGCGCTACATCGCGAAGAACATCGTGGCCGCTGGCCTCGCTGACCGCGCTGAAGTGCAGCTTGCGTACGCGATCGGCGTGGTTGAGCCGGTTTCGATCCGCATCGACACCTTCGGTACGGGCAAGGCGAGCGAGAAACGCCTGATCGAGCTCGTGCGCGAGAACTTCCAGCTGACGCCGAAGGGCATTATCGAGAGCCTGAACCTGCGCCGCCCGGTCTTCAAGCAGACCGCAGCGTACGGCCACTTCGGCCGCTCGGGTGAAGGCTTCACCTGGGAAGCCACCGACAAGGCTGAGGCCCTCAAGGCCGGCGCCGCTGCAGAGCTCGCTGCCAAGTAAGCTCGCAGGCAGAAATGCGAACGGCAGCCCCAATGGGGCTGCCGTTTTGTTTTCCGCGCAGGCGGTGATCCAAAGCCACAAACCGGGTGCCCCATGTCTCGATTCTGAGACATGGGTTTGCAGGCTTCGTCAGGAAGCGCACGTCGACATCGTCGGTCTCCCACATCTGCTGCGCAGATAGGGGGCACCCGGCAGAGGCGGCCGGGCGAAATTTTAAGTGGAGTGTGTCGGAGCGAAGGCCCTAGGTCGCGAACCAGACGAGGCAGAGCAGCACGCAGACGCCGATGCTGGCTGCAAATATCCGGTTGGCCTTGAGCAGTACCTCGGTCATGCTCTTTGTGACGCGAAAACCCGCGCTGGGGTTGACCCGAGGCTACTTCTCCACGGAAATTTCCGTGCGCAGCGTTGGCGGGTGCGTCAGCGTGTTGTGCAGAATGCACTTGCCGACGGCGGCTTCCACGCCCTCGCGGTGTTCCCTGGAAAGCTCCGTCGGGGTGAAGACGCGGGTCAGGATCTCGCCGAGCCGTGCCGGGTTCTTCAGCTTTTCCGCCTCGACCGAGACGCGGACTCCCTCGAACGGCAGCTTGTTGCGCTTCAGATAGTCCACCGCATAGTACGCCGCGCAGGCGCCCAGCCCGCCGAGGAAGATCTCCGGTGGGGTCATCGCTTCGTCGTAGCCACGGTTGTCCTCGGGCTGATCGCTGTAGATCGTGTGGCCGCGCGTGGAGATGGAGAACTGCACGTCGCCCATGTGCTGAATTTCAAGCTTCATCGTTCCTCCTTAGGGCACGATGGTGATCGAGCGGACTGTGATCGGCTTCAGCGGCTTGTGGTGAGCGTCGCGCGGCACGCTGCTGATCGCGTCGACCACCTTGAGCGCGTCGGCATCGCACTGGCCAAAGATCGTGTAGTTGCCGTCCAGCCGGTGCTCGGGCGTGGAGGTGATGAAGAACTGGCTGTTGTTCGTCGTCGGGCCGTCATTCGCGTAGGCCAGGCGGCCAGGGCGGTCGAAGCTGATGCCAGGAATGATTTCGTTGGCGAAGGTGAAGCCGATGTCGCCATCCGCAGCGCCGCCGGGCACATCGCTTTGCTGCACCATGAAGTCGGGGATGACGCGCGCGAAATGCACGCCGTTGTAGAACGGCTTGTCGTGCATCGTCTGGTGCGTGATCGGGTGCTTCCAGTCCTTCTTGCCCTCGGCGAGGCCGATGAAGTTCTCCGTTGCAACGGTCGTTTGCGTGAAGAGCTTGCAGCGCATCGCGCCCATCGTCGTATCGATCACTGCGGTGGGGCCGGTCGGCTCCGGTGGAGCGACGGCGGGTGCAGGCTGTGGCGGAAACTGCGGGACGATGCTCGCTGCCGCAGCGTGCGGGGCCACCGCTGGCAGCGGTCGACCCGGCGGGACGATGCTCACATGGTCGATCGCGACCGGTTCGGCCGGGCGGTTGTCCGCCATCAGCAACGCGTGTTGTAGCTTGCGGATCACCTCGATGCTCGCCGCATCGCAGAGGCCGAAGGGCAACATGCGGTGCTCCATCTCGAGGTTTGCGTGCGTCTGGAAGATGAGGCCCGAGGCGGTTTGCTGCGTGCCGTCGCTGATGAGGCGGATGCCGAGCAGGCCGTCATGCAGCAGCGAGACGCCTGCCTTCTCGGTCGGTGTCGGGTCGTCCGCGTAGCCTTTGCCGGAGCCGACGCGGTCGCCTCCGGAGACGCCGCCTGTGATGCCGAGAATCGAGGTCGCGTCGAAGTACGGCGTGCCGCTCATGGTCTTGCCGGTGAACGGGTCCATCCACGGCTTCCTGCCTTCGGCAAGCGCGATGAAGTTCGCCGTAGTCGCGGGCATTTCTTTCGCGTAGAGCTTGCAGGTGATGCGGCCCATCGTCGTATCGAATACGGCGGTGGGGCCGGTCGGCTGCGGCTCCGCGGGCTTATGCGCTGTGTGCGAAGCGACGTGCTGGGCAACGGCGGCGGAGGCGAGCGTCAACGAAAGAAGGCAAGCGGAAGCGAAGCGTTTCACCGCTTCAGTGTAGAGGCTTCGGCCTCGCGCGTGGGCTAGGCCAGCGCGCGGCTGCCTTCGGTCACGTCGAAGAGGGGGAAGACGCAGTTGCGGCCCCGCTGCTTGGCGCGGTACAGGTGTTCGTCGGCGCGCTGCATCAGCGACTCGACGGTGTCGCCGGCCTGGTACGACGCCAGCCCGATGCTCACCGTCAGCTGCAGCGAACGCGGGCTGTTGATCTGCAGTGCCAGCGGCACGAGCAGCTTCTCCACGTTGGAGCGGACGCGCTCCGCGGCGATGCGCGCGGAGGACATATCGGCCTGCGGCAGCAGCGCGCTGAACTCCTCGCCGCCCCAGCGTGCCAGCGTGTCCGAGCCGCGGACGGCGGCCTGCATCGCTTCCACCACGGCCACCAGCGCGGAGTCGCCCACGGCATGGCCGAACTCATCGTTGATCTTCTTGAAGTGGTCGAGGTCGATCATCAGCACGGAGAACGGACGATGGCGCTGGATCGCGGTGCTGAGTTCCTTGTCGCAGACGTTGAGGAAGGTGCGGCGGTTGTACAGCCGCGTCAGCGGATCGGTGCCGGCCATCAATTGCAGCTGCATGGAGAGCTGCACGTTCGACATCCAGAAGAAGGACGAAGCAATGGTGAGCGAAGCCACCAGCAGCGCCACCTGGTGCGCGACGAGCAGACCATCGCTCTGCGGCCGGTGGTGGAGACCCGCAGAGACCAGCATGCCGAAGCGCACCAGCTGGAAGAGGCCGAAGGCGATGAAGACCGCAGAACTGAACCAGGCCGGCAGCGTTTCCTCGTCGTGCGCGGCGCGCAGCAGCAGATAGGTGGTGCGCACACACTTGATCACCAGCGTCAGCGGCATCAGGCTGCGCGCCGCATTCGGCAGCAGATGCAGCGCCACGCCGCCGTCGATGACGCAGACCGCGATCAGCAGCAGGATGCCGACGCTCGGCACCGGCTTGCGCTTGGTCATCATCTCCATCACGGCCACGTGCATCAGCACAAAGCCGAGCAGCGTGAAGAAGTCGCCCGCAAACTGGCGTGCCCACAGCGGCAGCGGCTGCGCAGCAGAGGTTCCCCAACCCAACAGGCCCGCGAAAAAGGTCGCAGCCAGCCAGCCTACGCCACGCAAGCGCTGGTTCGAGAGGTGGATGAGGAGAAAACTGACGCTACTCAAGGCAAAGAGTATGATCGCCAGCCAAACGACTGTTTGCGGATCCATAAGGGTTCGTACTTTGACTGAATTTGTGGTCTCACCACACCGTCATTACGAGCTGAATGCAAGCAGACTCGACTGACGCACCCGAGGACTTTCACGCTTCCTGTTTGGCGGCTCGCCGTAGCGGGGCCGTCCTGAAATCACGAGCGCTTCATAAGGGCCGAACGAATGTTACTAACCATAGTGATCCAAAATGGATTTTCTATCAATAACTTCCGCGAGGGATCGGGCGTAAATCCCGGATTTTCTTCTAGCTTGTGGACTTGATCGAAGAATTCCGCATCTGACTACAAAAGTTCGATCTCTACTCCGGAAAACTCCTGTGCTGATCAAGTCTGAATTTGACATCCAGTTTCATCTCCCCGCTGAAACGCCGGTGATCGCGTTGCTGCACGCGCACCCTTCGCTGGACGAGCAGCTGCGCTCCTCGGACGTGCTCAAGGTGGAGCACATCCTGCCCGCTGCCGAGCGCGAAAATCCGCTGCAGCTGGCAGTGGAGGAGTACATCGACAGCTTCGGCAATCGTTGCTCGCGCTTCGTCGCTCCCGCCGGGGCTATCCGGCTTTCAGGCGTGCACATCATCAGCGCTCCGGAAACGCCGGACCCGCAGGGCGTTGGGATAGGCGCCACCCCGATTCAGGACGTGCC
The nucleotide sequence above comes from Granulicella cerasi. Encoded proteins:
- the metK gene encoding methionine adenosyltransferase, with the protein product MSTTDRFLFTSESVTEGHPDKIADQISDAILDACLAEDPYSRVACETLTCTGLVVVAGEITTKAYVDFQTVVRETVREIGYDDALKGFDCDTCGVISTINRQSPDIAQGVDTGGAGDQGMMFGFATNETPELMPTPVSLAHKLSRKLSEVRKNGKLGYLRPDGKSQVTVEYDANYKPVRVDAIVISTQHAEFADRDPKSTLTNEQLHADIMEHVIQAVIPAELLDADTKYHINPTGRFVIGGPMGDSGLTGRKIIVDTYGGMGRHGGGAFSGKDATKVDRSAAYMARYIAKNIVAAGLADRAEVQLAYAIGVVEPVSIRIDTFGTGKASEKRLIELVRENFQLTPKGIIESLNLRRPVFKQTAAYGHFGRSGEGFTWEATDKAEALKAGAAAELAAK
- a CDS encoding OsmC family protein, which translates into the protein MKLEIQHMGDVQFSISTRGHTIYSDQPEDNRGYDEAMTPPEIFLGGLGACAAYYAVDYLKRNKLPFEGVRVSVEAEKLKNPARLGEILTRVFTPTELSREHREGVEAAVGKCILHNTLTHPPTLRTEISVEK
- a CDS encoding peptidylprolyl isomerase; the encoded protein is MKRFASACLLSLTLASAAVAQHVASHTAHKPAEPQPTGPTAVFDTTMGRITCKLYAKEMPATTANFIALAEGRKPWMDPFTGKTMSGTPYFDATSILGITGGVSGGDRVGSGKGYADDPTPTEKAGVSLLHDGLLGIRLISDGTQQTASGLIFQTHANLEMEHRMLPFGLCDAASIEVIRKLQHALLMADNRPAEPVAIDHVSIVPPGRPLPAVAPHAAAASIVPQFPPQPAPAVAPPEPTGPTAVIDTTMGAMRCKLFTQTTVATENFIGLAEGKKDWKHPITHQTMHDKPFYNGVHFARVIPDFMVQQSDVPGGAADGDIGFTFANEIIPGISFDRPGRLAYANDGPTTNNSQFFITSTPEHRLDGNYTIFGQCDADALKVVDAISSVPRDAHHKPLKPITVRSITIVP
- a CDS encoding GGDEF domain-containing protein, with amino-acid sequence MDPQTVVWLAIILFALSSVSFLLIHLSNQRLRGVGWLAATFFAGLLGWGTSAAQPLPLWARQFAGDFFTLLGFVLMHVAVMEMMTKRKPVPSVGILLLIAVCVIDGGVALHLLPNAARSLMPLTLVIKCVRTTYLLLRAAHDEETLPAWFSSAVFIAFGLFQLVRFGMLVSAGLHHRPQSDGLLVAHQVALLVASLTIASSFFWMSNVQLSMQLQLMAGTDPLTRLYNRRTFLNVCDKELSTAIQRHRPFSVLMIDLDHFKKINDEFGHAVGDSALVAVVEAMQAAVRGSDTLARWGGEEFSALLPQADMSSARIAAERVRSNVEKLLVPLALQINSPRSLQLTVSIGLASYQAGDTVESLMQRADEHLYRAKQRGRNCVFPLFDVTEGSRALA